Proteins found in one Candidatus Firestonebacteria bacterium RIFOXYD2_FULL_39_29 genomic segment:
- a CDS encoding carbon starvation protein CstA, translating to MHALTLLITAMLVFALAYRFYAKFIITKILVFNDKKTTPAHELKDGHDYHPTNKWVLFGHHFAAISGAGPLVGPVLAAQFGYLPGFLWILIGACLGGAVHDIVILFASVRNHGLSLSNLVKKYISRPAGIAAGFAVLFIIITALAGLALVVVNALNESSWATFTLFSTIPAALVVALWMYKIRPGRLVEASLIGVVLVFLGVIFGEQVSKSEFGKWFLLSKPALSIILPVYGFVASVLPVWLLLCPRDYLSSYMKIGTIILLAFGIVIVNPQIHMPAFTAFISGGGPIIPGKVWPFVCITIACGAISGFHSLVASGTTPKMIDKESDILLIGYGSMLVEGFVSIMALIAATVLIPADYFAINIPQHIFLTLGYTPEHLVEIEKMVGETLTGRSGGAVSLAAGMAVILSSIPGMKGMMGYWYHFAIMFEALFILTTVDTGTRVARYILQEIIKPVNEKLASGTSLLGVLITGGVISFAWGYLVYKGDISTIWPMFGVANQLLATVALAFGTVFILSTTKNWKYALVTFLPSLFMFVTTITAGVMNIYVNYLPRKNYLNAGLSIVMIILVLVIYFEAMKKIVSILKSDASGA from the coding sequence ATGCATGCTCTTACATTATTAATAACAGCAATGCTTGTTTTTGCGCTGGCCTATAGATTTTATGCCAAATTTATTATTACGAAAATATTGGTTTTTAATGATAAAAAGACTACCCCGGCGCACGAATTAAAGGACGGCCATGATTATCATCCGACTAATAAGTGGGTGCTTTTTGGACACCATTTTGCGGCAATATCGGGAGCGGGGCCGCTTGTCGGACCTGTTTTAGCTGCGCAATTTGGCTACCTTCCGGGATTTTTATGGATCTTAATAGGAGCCTGTCTTGGCGGGGCTGTTCATGATATCGTAATTCTTTTTGCTTCGGTAAGGAATCATGGTTTATCTCTTTCCAATCTCGTAAAAAAATATATAAGCAGACCCGCAGGAATTGCCGCCGGTTTTGCAGTTCTATTTATTATTATAACGGCTCTGGCAGGACTTGCGCTTGTTGTGGTAAATGCTTTAAATGAAAGCTCCTGGGCAACATTTACGCTTTTTTCCACAATTCCCGCAGCTCTTGTTGTAGCGCTTTGGATGTATAAAATCCGCCCCGGAAGACTGGTAGAAGCGTCTTTAATCGGAGTAGTTCTTGTTTTTCTTGGCGTGATATTCGGAGAACAGGTTTCCAAATCAGAATTTGGAAAATGGTTCTTACTTTCCAAACCTGCGCTATCGATAATTCTTCCGGTCTATGGTTTTGTTGCTTCAGTGCTTCCCGTATGGCTCCTTCTTTGCCCCAGAGATTATCTGAGCTCTTATATGAAAATAGGAACGATAATCCTCCTTGCGTTTGGAATAGTGATAGTTAACCCGCAGATACACATGCCCGCCTTTACAGCTTTTATAAGCGGGGGCGGTCCTATTATTCCCGGAAAAGTCTGGCCGTTTGTTTGCATTACCATTGCTTGCGGAGCAATCTCGGGTTTTCATAGTCTGGTCGCTTCCGGAACAACCCCGAAGATGATAGACAAGGAGTCGGATATATTATTAATAGGTTACGGCTCCATGCTTGTGGAAGGATTTGTTTCTATAATGGCTCTCATTGCCGCCACGGTGCTTATTCCCGCGGATTATTTTGCCATAAATATTCCACAGCATATTTTTCTAACTCTCGGTTATACGCCGGAGCATCTTGTTGAGATAGAAAAAATGGTGGGAGAAACTCTTACGGGCCGGTCAGGAGGCGCGGTTTCTTTAGCCGCAGGAATGGCCGTTATTCTTTCTTCCATACCTGGAATGAAAGGAATGATGGGTTACTGGTATCATTTTGCCATAATGTTTGAAGCGTTATTTATTTTAACTACGGTGGATACAGGAACACGGGTGGCGAGATATATACTACAGGAGATAATAAAGCCGGTAAATGAAAAACTTGCAAGCGGGACTTCACTCCTAGGAGTATTAATTACCGGAGGAGTCATCAGTTTTGCCTGGGGGTATCTTGTTTATAAAGGGGATATAAGTACGATTTGGCCGATGTTCGGCGTGGCAAATCAGCTTCTGGCGACGGTTGCCCTGGCTTTCGGGACGGTTTTCATACTTTCGACAACAAAGAACTGGAAATATGCCCTGGTTACTTTTCTTCCGTCCCTCTTTATGTTTGTTACTACTATTACAGCCGGGGTTATGAATATTTACGTTAATTATCTTCCCAGGAAAAACTATTTAAATGCCGGGCTTTCAATCGTGATGATAATACTGGTGCTTGTAATATATTTTGAAGCTATGAAAAAGATAGTTTCAATCTTAAAATCAGATGCTTCAGGAGCCTAA